The Sparus aurata chromosome 12, fSpaAur1.1, whole genome shotgun sequence sequence accgcacccgctgctccgactctcctgtcaatctcacgccccatcatcccctcactcgtgaacaaaaccctgaggtacttgaactccttcacttggggcaaggacacatttcccacctggagtaggcaatccaccggtttcctactgagaaccatggcctcagatttagaggtgctgatcctcattcCTGCCGCTTCAtactcagctgcgaactgatccagtgagcgttgtagatctacagccgatgatgccatcaagaccacatcatctgcaaaaagcagtgatgcgatcttaaggtcaccgacctgtagcccctccataccacgactgcgcctcgaaatcctgtccatgtaaatcacaaacaggattggggacaaggcacagccctggcggaggccaacacccacttggaacaagtccgacttacttccgagtagacgcacacagctctcgctttgagaatatagggattggatggccctgagaagggaccccctcaccccatactcccgcagcacctcccacagaacatcccgggggacccggtcgtacgccttatccagatccacaaaacacatgtggactgggagattgtactcccaggccccctccaagacccctgccagagtaaagagctggtccgttgttccacgaccaggacggaatccgcattgttcctcttcaatctgaggttcgacaatcggccggaccctcctttccagcaccttggagtagactttcccaggcaggctgagtagtgtgatacctctataattggcacacaccctctggtcccctttcttaaagagagggaccaccacacctgtttgccactccttcggcaccgaccccgacccccacgcaatgttgaagaggcgtgtcaaccaagacagcccctcaacacccagagccttcagcatttctggtggtatctcatcgatccctggggctttgccactgtggagttgtttgactaccacagtgacttcacccagggaaatcggcgatgataccccatcatcctccagctctgtctccattacagagggtggctgagtgggattcaggaggtcatcaaagtactccttccaccgccctatgacttcctcagtcgaagtcaacaaggtcccatccccgctgtacacagcttggatggttccccatttccccctcctgaggtggtgacagttttccagaagcgctttggcgccgcccgaaagtccttctccatggccccgccgaactcctcccacacccactgctttgcctctgccacggctgtggctgctgcccttcgggcccgtcagtaccccaaaactgcctcaggagtcccccaggacaacatgtccctgaaggactccttcttcagtcggacggcttccctgaccaccggtcCACGGTGTCCAAGGGTTGccgccccttgaggcacctaagaccctatggccacagctgcagcttcaacaatggaagctttgaacatcgtccattcaggttcgatatccccagcctccacagggatgctagagaagctccttcggaggtgggagttgaaggcttctcggACAGGCGCCTCCCCCAGATgttcccagcttacccgcacTACACGTTTGGGCTTACCATgtctgtccagggatttcccctgccaccgaaaccaactcaccaccaggtggtgatcagttgacagctctgcccctctctttacccgagtgtccaaaacacacggtcggaggtcagatgatacgatcacaaaatcgatcattgaccttcgacctagggtgctctggtaccacgtacacttatgagcatccttgtgttcgaacatggtgttcattatagacagaccgtgactagcacagaagtctaataatagaacaccactcgggttcagatcggggaggccgttcctcccaatcacgcccctccaggtatctccgtcattgccgacgtgcgcgttgaagtcccccagtaagaccacggagtcccccactggggccccttgcagggccccagccaggacctccaagaaggccgcaTACTCCGAACTGCTGTTCGGTGCATacgcacagacaacagtcagagttttccccccagcccttaggcatagggaggcgaccctctcgtccaccggggtaaactccaacacggcggcgctcagccggggacttgtgagtatccccacacccgcccggcgcctcacacctttggcaactccggagaagaatagcgtccagcccctttccaggtgtttggatccagagccgatgctgtgcgtggaggcaagccccaccagatccaaccggtagcgctcaacctcccgcaccagctccggctccttccccccaagagaggtgacattccacgtccccagagtcagcctcTGCCGCCCAGTTCTGGGCTGCCGCGGcccgccaccaccaccgccacccaTGTGGCAGCGCACCCGACCCCAGCGGTTTCTCCTGCAGATGGTGGGTCcacgggatgggggagggagaagtgccaCGTTGCTCTTTCGGGCTGTGCCTGGCCGGGCCCCGTggcagacccggccaccaggcgctcgctctCGGGCCCTCCgtccgggcctggctccagaCGTGGGCCCCGGGCTTCCTCCGGGCAGGGTCTCCCGCCTCACACCTCTATTTTCCATGGGGTACTTTGAACCATACTTAGTCTGGCCCCTCACCTAATTATACTTTCCTTCATTTTCCCTCTTTGAAATCATTTTGTGAAAAAGAAGAATTTTTATTTCcccatgtgtgaaactgagacTTTGTTTTATCCAggagaaatatgtttttgtgagcattaaacaaattgaaaaaaaaaatgttttcacctcaACAAAGAAATGACAATCATGTTACACAACCTGCTAACACAACAGATGTGTTGCCAGTGCAAAGGTCCTGCTCCTTcagaattacaaaaacaaatacatcgAAAATTTATcctatcaaagaaaaaaagtctttttgaaaaaacattttcacttcacatatgaaaagaaaaatgaaatttaTATAGAAGATATAAAGATAAActttctcacactcacactggtGAGAAGATAATTCAGATCAGTTTCTCACTCAGGCTTCCATATTTACAGTCTTTGTACTTAGAGGTTAAAGTTTGTTTCAAAGTTTATCCGTCACATTCAGTCACTCCACACCGAAGAACAGGGAGACGTGGGTTCAAAATGCATAAttcataatgaaataaaagaagagTGACACAGCAGGGTaaccaaattaaaatactgATTAAATGGTAGgtctttaatgtttttgtattcATCTGCTCTATgatggagaaacagaaacagacaaaacacgaATAAACTAGTGTCCTGCAGAAGCTGTAACATGTATCACCCAGTGCGAATTTAGTGAATGTGTAGaaactaataaaaacacattatcatgagatttctctctctctctctcattgtcTAGTGATGTCTCTCGTCCTGTGGCGCAGCgtctcttcctgtccctctgcagctctctgcagaTGTTTGGAGTCTCTCTGTTTGTCACCTATGTAAGATCACAGATCCATACTACTTCATCCTTGTTCCTTAACTTCCTGTTGTTCCTCTTTGTCATGTGACATGTTGATTAACCAATGAGAAACTGAGCTTAGCAGACATCTTAACCAGAAGAAATATATTAACATAACgtcttttttttccgtcttcACTCCCATGATTACTGACAGGGTGAGAATCAAACTGAGTACTTCCTGGGTCCGACTCCAGTGGGTGTGGTCATCTATAAGAACAAAGTGCTGGTGGGGAAGTATTTCTGGTAGGAGTGAGACCTTTGAGCCTGTTCTGTCCATTTTGTTAAGAGTGAGACACTCTTTTCATAAACAGTCTTGGTAGCATTAattatgaataaacaaatagaTTGTATATGTTTTTGGTTGCGAATAAATAGTctcatacatgtaaataaaagtcTTCAGTAAAtgtttatgtaaatataaagaACATAAAGTAACATGAAGTTTGTGTGGCTATAAATGATGTGGTCATATTCCTTCAGGCAGAGGATCATCAAACTTCACTTCAAAGACGAGACGTttgagctccgggtcagcggaaAGAGGGTGAGTTCCTACGTGCTAACTGATGCTAATGCTGACTGATGCTAATGCTGAATGCCAGTAATACTGCCTCTAAGTTGTAGCTGTATATGCAAATGCTAATAAtgatgctaataataataactcaTGTAAACTCTTCTGTCACAGACAACACAGTGTAGATCAGTGAAATGGAACTAAAATTTATTGAATGTTTCTACAACATgaatcagagaaaaataaaaactaacatattaaataatgtaaacaGAAGAACTTGTGCACTAAAACAAATAATCTCACGTGATGAAACCAACATGACAGTGTTTTGTCAGCAGATAGCAGTTTTAGCATACATATACAATTATCCTGATGcactgctaatgctaatgctaatgctaacataaTATAAAGATGAGAGAAGGTTGAACATTTATAATAAGATCCAAAACTAATGGTTGTTGGGTTTCAGGGTTCAGAGACGTCGTTCTTCTTTCAGACGTCAGATCGATCTGATTGTAAGCGTTTGTGGAAGTGCTGTGTCCAACACCACGTCTTCttcaggtcacacacacacacacacgcacgcacgcacgcacgcacgcacgcacataccGATTGATTGACCCATTTATATATCCATTCAGGATGTCCGAGTCCAgaccatcaacacacacactgaagcacGACAGGTAACCCCTAACCTGCAAATAATGTTCAATatctgttttgtctttaatatgttaagatgtctctctctctctctatctatctctcaaTTCAATATGCTAACAGAGACAGTGTTGCCAAAGcgttggcgaagtttcaggagcaggaccacacctcaacagcgccaacttccgcatttctataaataaccacctgaccctctcctctgcttcgctctcgtattctgcgctctcgcacccagaaatgagatcacgcgacatcgactcgcccgagcacatccaaacttttgtacgagcaacatcaggctctactcacctcatcatggacttcgtatcactatccccGTGGGACGATCTTTCAGATGAgatcaggatcaccattcatctgaagccgacaacTTTCCCGCCACCTCCGTACCCGAGACCCTGATTCCAGTGGCCCTACAGCCGGCTAGAGCGCAAGCAATtccgaagagcaccaacttcgtctcatccatggttcgcatcccgcctggttcatctctcctcaacatccaagattaccATAGTTCGTCCGACGACTCTCCCGTGTCCCCtagcccacctccttccgcagcaaagagaggacgaggaaattccggaacagaaagtcaccgtcgctgcagttcgccacagtttgccgtctccttcacctccaagaagcgaagctTCCCGCGatcgttccgccaacaccggccgaacaactcgccggtctcaacgtctccacgctccggtgagttcctccgaccggctttcatcttctacagtcactgattggacagtagccactccccagaaaactttaaacgacaaatgaattctgtttcaccgaatggactacaaagccaaactttctccacacgcatgtgagcttcttccgtcaacaccagctctcttccgggtgacgtcatcaagcgcacgcaacacaccgcgacgtcgacgctcctgttaaaagggacagtacaattaaatactagaGCCCAAAGATGCCCGGGatgcaccgggatgccagcgccctctgcttcctgtttccatcaacaacagcaccttgcttcaaccaagtctcctggcaccaagatgccagtgccctctgccgcctaattccagcaaccacagcacctcgcttcaaccggggctcctggcaccaagatgccagtgccctctgccgcctaattccagcaaccacagcacctcgcttcaaccggggctcctggcaccgggtgccagcaccctatgcagggagcttccatctcccagctccatcagtcccagcagctcatgtcggctggggtcgtcagcaccgggatgccggcacccgttcttccccctcagcaggcaaccactaatttcactttatacacagctacccacactgggccgcacaaaaaaccaaacgagagcttcagtcttctctcgcctgttgtcggcagctccaccagcacccatacctccagaacagatgtcatctaccccttctgtcatcttcccgtaatcaacggcgtatataagaaaagcaggcccgtcatgcaccaaggaggtcgttcgatttgcaacggcttcaacagtaccggatgcaccgtgtcccagtgccgcttcctccacgttaACTCCTTCTGCGgcgggggccacgcccaccccgaatgcccgtacaacctacctcgccaaagctagtttctcataaaggacttgaagaaggtcttcacccggacttccacacaatcatctatctcttttgaaatcaaaaatcttcagtcgaccataaccgagctagattcagttgaccgcacgctcgctaaggaagttaaggaaggtccaggaacagaccagtgctcttaaagtcctccctattcacaccgacttctgccgtttcttcagcatccactggcgtggtatatattacttcgccgttaggctcacctttggtcgcaaagcagcctaaactcttcgacaccccacctgaatccctcagctggatccagtctaacaatttccccccacctcatcgccacccgcttccggcctggttaccctgacttcggtcttctccaacctcggggtcccatcgtcgcagagaaaacagagggcccctccacatccctcgagtttctcggaatcattctcgacactaacaagttttagacttcattcccggtcgAAAAGCTCAACtgaaccttcttctgcgccccgcgccgcaccaaacgtcaacttctgtcccttccgtcccatcactcttgacctccatctccctggatagctcgagccttgctgaaatccgtccgtgactcaaccctCTCACCAActggaacggaatcactttcttttacgatgaccaacTGACTCACCCGCATGACATCAATCTGTACatcgatgctgctccttaggccggttttggggggtttctacAATGGAAGATGGCTTGCGGAagaatcgcccccgaagctTGCTAATGAATGCTAGAAGTTCAGAAGctggcacctcacgcagatacctaCCCTACGCCAGTCGGGCATCGACATTCAACTCGCaaatcctgcgcttatacccctgagcgactcccagagctccaccatcaacagcctatcaccatcgaccctctcttcctactggacagcttggaaagcttccattactttcacgaccaatacaacacaacctttccgtcattcgatctcatcaccacgacttctttcagtacttacgcccattcctcatgacaaatcatgcatcaccaagcttaccttagcggtatcagcttctttccaagacaataaccggctgttcgttaacagttcgttaagccctcgccgtcttcctcttaatgctgacttgctgttaatctgcctccacacaatccgttccgggtacggcactcctcaagtcgcccaaaccttggaagccatgttcttgcttgccttttggtttcctcagatgctccgaattcacctcctcaaccattcacttcgactcaagccttcatgcttgcatttctgacttgtctcgcttttcagacgacaccatggtgttccacttaaagcaaaccaaaaccaatcaatttggtccgcctacacccgtcttcttcttcaagatccaatcaccactgaatcccttcaaaccctcgcaaatttcttgcaattccgtaaatctcacaacaatgacagatcctctcttcatctccaaATCCGGCCAAGTGGCTACTtgattctggttccaccatcactttcgccacgtgctctcattgtctggtattttgcccgacaactactctggGCACTCCTCCAGAATcagagctgccacttcagcctcccgtaatggcttcccagaacacttcatatgtctcataggccgctggtcctcccaaacgtaccaccgttacatccgttcagatctcaaagatctcagatccgctcaatctcttctcaagtaattggaggtttttttGGGGTCcatcgctgcccgggagcggcggcggattctctacaagaatccccacaacgcactcgaagaactcaaaagaaccaagatcttcgacacttcgttttcctttgtcactaataaatccttaaacgcatctcgttgacggtgtggtccttgctagtgaaataACTATGAATGTTAAAAGAAGTAAATTCTGAGTTTTTTCTCAGGTTCCACTGGCTGTCCTCAGGTCGTGACATGAGATGATGAATTTGGCTGCAATGTTCTGATATTTGGGCATTTCCTCAAGTAAATATGGGAGTTccgtctgttgtgtttttaaattaagggtgtatttttgttgtgttgagaaAGTGTTTATTTCTCAGAGCCTGGTATTTGGGGCATGAGGTGAGGaagtgcagttctgactcgaccTGTTGTCGgtcacagtgggagcagagtctctcctcctctggcagcaGCTCTGTCTGTGCCGACCCTTCTCTACAGCCAGGCTGTGTTCAAAGAGTCTGTACATAGTCGAGGCTTTTCTTCATTTAGGATCTTTTACTGTGCTCAGATAATTTGCTAATGTGAAGTTTCTTTTTAGAgtcagataacattttaatatactctgtgttttagttgttttcttCCAGTATGTGAtatagatttctttttgttggttgaTAATTTGGTTTGGTCCGATTGGCTTGGTGTTGTGGTCCCGAGGCTGTCCGGGCCATGTTGGGTTGTCTGGACAGaacctcaggaccagctggctgaggggactctTCTCTGGCTTCAGCTCTTGGCAGGTTAGGGCTTTGTGATGGTATGTCTGGGGGTCACTAGATTTTAGTAGATTGTAAAAtttaattgctcttttttgtattttcaatatgAGGGGGAATTGGCCGAGTTCTGCTCTACGTGCACTGTTTGGTGTCTTTCTCTGGACGTGCATGATGTTCTTACAGAACTCTGTGTGGAAAGAttctattattgttttgtccCATTTGTCAAATTCATGAATTAGTTTTGGTCCCCAAATTTCACTGTCATAGAGAATTATCAGTTCTAATACAAATTGGAAAATTTTTAGCCAGATTTGAATTGGAATGTCCAGTTTGATATTTCTTCTAATTGCATAGAAAGCTCTCCTTGCTTTGTCTCTCAGATCTTTCACGGCCAAGTTGAAGCTTCCTGTGGAGCCTATGTTGAGGCCAAGGtatgtgtagttttttgtatGTTGTTATTTAGTGGTGTCCaaatagaaattgtgtgtgttgtctgtctctgtctctctctctctctctctctctgtcatgtgTAGTATTGCTTGTTCGCCCACTCTGGCTCTTCCTCGGCTGAACATCGCTGGACTGAGAATCAAAtccatcaacaacaaaacagcagatGTCTGTATCAGAGCGAAACATCGCAGTGAGCTCACTTGTTAttatcatgattattttgttatttatttgtttgttattatttgtttattaatttgaCTTCAAACACAATCAATGTTATCTGTTCCATTTTCACTTCATCTTCAAACGATTCACACAAAGTTTCAAAAGATAACCAGAACAAtctacattttaatatttttattttgaatacatCTCTATATTTAGGCTTCAAACAAAAACTTCTCCCAAATGTTTAATTGATTTGTGGATTTATTTGAGCTTGACAAGTTAACATTTCTCCTAGATTATTCATTTCtaaaggttttgttttaataaattactttgtgaacacaacactgtcGCTGCTGTGTCGTCCCttcttcagccaatcagacatCGAGAGTTACCAGTGAACCAATAATGATACAGACAGAGCCACCTGCTTTTCACAGGTGAGAtccaattcaattcaaaacatttttgatgtcGTGGTACGTGGTAATGTGATGAAGCTCCTTTCATACTTGTAGGTCGGAGGGTGGAGCAGAGCAGGACCACGTGAAGCCCAGTGCACCATGGGAAAACAGCGGCTCTCTGAAGTAAATCAATAACATACAACATAACAACATCtaaacacaacaagaaaaataacaCAAGATCCGAATACATATAAGAGAAATTTAGTCTGATTAAATTATGGATGTAATCGGACAACTGcctgaaaataaaagaatatattTGTTATAATAATTAAATTCTTACATTGTGAGTGTAATCTGATTACCATATTAATGTAATCTGAGTATTTATTGAATACATGTGATTGCTATATATAATTTTGAACCAGTGGCCTTTTCAACCTGAAGTTTCCaaacactgaagaagaagaagatgaaaagggAGGAAGACCACAGAGGTAATGgaggtgaaagagagagagaaggagagaaagagagaaggaaggtGATTTATCACTAACTTTGTGTTTGACTTTTAGGCGAAGCAGAAGTCTGGATGGAGATCGACCAatgagacagagggggaggaggtgtcATAAATAATTATTTccttgttttaatttgaaaaacttCGAAAGAAATAAGTTGTTTgacagctttaaaaaaacattttcagttctACAGTTTTTGACTTGCAGAATTGAGGCACAGTTTTAGAAGTTttggaaaagtttgaaaaactTTGACAACATGATTGAAACATTTCTTTCCAGGTctcgttcccatggcaacacaAGCAGTGGCAGCGAATCAGAGAAAACGGCGAGTCATAGCAGCCGatgcagaagaagaacaaagaagCGGTAATAACATCTGTCTATTCAGTGTCTTTCAGTCGCCTCTGTCTGCAGTCATTTCAAtagtctttctctctgtctgtggtcACAGGTCTGATTCCACCTGCCGCTGCCGTGCCAGATCGTACGTTAACAACAA is a genomic window containing:
- the epb41l4a gene encoding band 4.1-like protein 4 isoform X3; the protein is MACFRGNREEFYGEVLLLDERKIILTAERGIKKSSKAVAILQQVFSHLRLSEVEFFGLKFCDNKQQTNWLDPSKSLSQHRDLIGPPYMFYFGVKFYAEDPSKLKEETTRYQFYLQVCQDVRRGRLPVPAHLRPRLAALMLLAEQEDHSKLKFDSEENQEIRHVYKTLSDVSRPVAQRLFLSLCSSLQMFGVSLFVTYGENQTEYFLGPTPVGVVIYKNKVLVGKYFWQRIIKLHFKDETFELRVSGKRGSETSFFFQTSDRSDCKRLWKCCVQHHVFFRMSESRPSTHTLKHDSIACSPTLALPRLNIAGLRIKSINNKTADVCIRAKHRTNQTSRVTSEPIMIQTEPPAFHRSEGGAEQDHVKPSAPWENSGSLNGLFNLKFPNTEEEEDEKGGRPQRRSRSLDGDRPMRQRGRRSRSHGNTSSGSESEKTASHSSRCRRRTKKRSDSTCRCRARSRSPGALAWKHIQKQLVEPDGLMERQTEEIPYKEVRVSEQIRMHRSPRGRRHHRWASATDLDSKIELVPPLPVTKATDTSCNKPHICEAAATSLPTIHCSQ
- the epb41l4a gene encoding band 4.1-like protein 4 isoform X5: MACFRGNREEFYGEVLLLDERKIILTAERGIKKSSKAVAILQQVFSHLRLSEVEFFGLKFCDNKQQTNWLDPSKSLSQHRDLIGPPYMFYFGVKFYAEDPSKLKEETTRYQFYLQVCQDVRRGRLPVPAHLRPRLAALMLLAEQEDHSKLKFDSEENQEIRHVYKTLSDVSRPVAQRLFLSLCSSLQMFGVSLFVTYGENQTEYFLGPTPVGVVIYKNKVLVGKYFWQRIIKLHFKDETFELRVSGKRGSETSFFFQTSDRSDCKRLWKCCVQHHVFFRMSESRPSTHTLKHDRSFTAKLKLPVEPMLRPSIACSPTLALPRLNIAGLRIKSINNKTADVCIRAKHRTNQTSRVTSEPIMIQTEPPAFHRSEGGAEQDHVKPSAPWENSGSLNGLFNLKFPNTEEEEDEKGGRPQRRSRSLDGDRPMRQRGRRSRSHGNTSSGSESEKTASHSSRCRRRTKKRSDSTCRCRARSRSPGALAWKHIQKQLVEPDGLMERQTEEIPYKEVRVSEQIRMHRSPRGRRHHRWASATDLETAPGRQ
- the epb41l4a gene encoding band 4.1-like protein 4 isoform X1 — protein: MACFRGNREEFYGEVLLLDERKIILTAERGIKKSSKAVAILQQVFSHLRLSEVEFFGLKFCDNKQQTNWLDPSKSLSQHRDLIGPPYMFYFGVKFYAEDPSKLKEETTRYQFYLQVCQDVRRGRLPVPAHLRPRLAALMLLAEQEDHSKLKFDSEENQEIRHVYKTLSDVSRPVAQRLFLSLCSSLQMFGVSLFVTYGENQTEYFLGPTPVGVVIYKNKVLVGKYFWQRIIKLHFKDETFELRVSGKRGSETSFFFQTSDRSDCKRLWKCCVQHHVFFRMSESRPSTHTLKHDRSFTAKLKLPVEPMLRPSIACSPTLALPRLNIAGLRIKSINNKTADVCIRAKHRTNQTSRVTSEPIMIQTEPPAFHRSEGGAEQDHVKPSAPWENSGSLNGLFNLKFPNTEEEEDEKGGRPQRRSRSLDGDRPMRQRGRRSRSHGNTSSGSESEKTASHSSRCRRRTKKRSDSTCRCRARSRSPGALAWKHIQKQLVEPDGLMERQTEEIPYKEVRVSEQIRMHRSPRGRRHHRWASATDLDSKIELVPPLPVTKATDTSCNKPHICEAAATSLPTIHCSQ
- the epb41l4a gene encoding band 4.1-like protein 4 isoform X2 → MACFRGNREEFYGEVLLLDERKIILTAERGIKKSSKAVAILQQVFSHLRLSEVEFFGLKFCDNKQQTNWLDPSKSLSQHRDLIGPPYMFYFGVKFYAEDPSKLKEETTRYQFYLQVCQDVRRGRLPVPAHLRPRLAALMLLAEQEDHSKLKFDSEENQEIRHVYKTLSDVSRPVAQRLFLSLCSSLQMFGVSLFVTYGENQTEYFLGPTPVGVVIYKNKVLVGKYFWQRIIKLHFKDETFELRVSGKRGSETSFFFQTSDRSDCKRLWKCCVQHHVFFRMSESRPSTHTLKHDRSFTAKLKLPVEPMLRPSIACSPTLALPRLNIAGLRIKSINNKTADVCIRAKHRTNQTSRVTSEPIMIQTEPPAFHRSEGGAEQDHVKPSAPWENSGSLNGLFNLKFPNTEEEEDEKGGRPQRRSRSLDGDRPMRQRGRRSRSHGNTSSGSESEKTASHSSRCRRRTKKRSDSTCRCRARSKQLVEPDGLMERQTEEIPYKEVRVSEQIRMHRSPRGRRHHRWASATDLDSKIELVPPLPVTKATDTSCNKPHICEAAATSLPTIHCSQ
- the epb41l4a gene encoding band 4.1-like protein 4 isoform X4; its protein translation is MACFRGNREEFYGEVLLLDERKIILTAERGIKKSSKAVAILQQVFSHLRLSEVEFFGLKFCDNKQQTNWLDPSKSLSQHRDLIGPPYMFYFGVKFYAEDPSKLKEETTRYQFYLQVCQDVRRGRLPVPAHLRPRLAALMLLAEQEDHSKLKFDSEENQEIRHVYKTLSDVSRPVAQRLFLSLCSSLQMFGVSLFVTYGENQTEYFLGPTPVGVVIYKNKVLVGKYFWQRIIKLHFKDETFELRVSGKRGSETSFFFQTSDRSDCKRLWKCCVQHHVFFRMSESRPSTHTLKHDRSFTAKLKLPVEPMLRPSIACSPTLALPRLNIAGLRIKSINNKTADVCIRAKHRTNQTSRVTSEPIMIQTEPPAFHRSEGGAEQDHVKPSAPWENSGSLNGLFNLKFPNTEEEEDEKGGRPQRRSRSLDGDRPMRQRGRRSRSHGNTSSGSESEKTASHSSRCRRRTKKRKQLVEPDGLMERQTEEIPYKEVRVSEQIRMHRSPRGRRHHRWASATDLDSKIELVPPLPVTKATDTSCNKPHICEAAATSLPTIHCSQ
- the epb41l4a gene encoding band 4.1-like protein 4 isoform X7, with amino-acid sequence MFYFGVKFYAEDPSKLKEETTRYQFYLQVCQDVRRGRLPVPAHLRPRLAALMLLAEQEDHSKLKFDSEENQEIRHVYKTLSDVSRPVAQRLFLSLCSSLQMFGVSLFVTYGENQTEYFLGPTPVGVVIYKNKVLVGKYFWQRIIKLHFKDETFELRVSGKRGSETSFFFQTSDRSDCKRLWKCCVQHHVFFRMSESRPSTHTLKHDRSFTAKLKLPVEPMLRPSIACSPTLALPRLNIAGLRIKSINNKTADVCIRAKHRTNQTSRVTSEPIMIQTEPPAFHRSEGGAEQDHVKPSAPWENSGSLNGLFNLKFPNTEEEEDEKGGRPQRRSRSLDGDRPMRQRGRRSRSHGNTSSGSESEKTASHSSRCRRRTKKRSDSTCRCRARSRSPGALAWKHIQKQLVEPDGLMERQTEEIPYKEVRVSEQIRMHRSPRGRRHHRWASATDLDSKIELVPPLPVTKATDTSCNKPHICEAAATSLPTIHCSQ